GCCTGTAATGCAAGGGGAGGTCCAGTCCCCTCAGTATCCCCAGCCTTACCCTCCCAACCTGCTGAGGCAATGGGACCTTTTGGTTCCTGCAGGATACCAGATCCAGctgtcactaacacacctgGATATTAAAGCTTCTTCAGGCTGCAATCAAGATTCTCTGACGGTCAGAGCTATGTCATTACACAGTTTTCAGAACAATGTATCAGTGTGTTCACATTATCCACAGCACAGATTTTAATAGTCTAATATTTATTACCTCACTTTGATCGCAGTGTTGATGACCTACAGAAAGTGAGATCTTGAACTGGAAACAGTGACTCCTAATTGATAAACAGTAAATCTGATGGTAGAGAGTGGCAATTATTTCAACTCAAAGTGGCTGTTTGGACTTGTGGGATGAGGGCTTAAGTCTCAGGTCAGACTTGGACTCCTTTTCATGTCTTAAGGACTTTTCATGTTTGGTGCCCCCATTTACATACCGAGCAGGTCTCtcccacagagtctgccatgttgctttACAGAAGCCCAGAACAGAACAACCAAACGCTGGCTCTTGATacggccattcacatttttgcatttttgtgtcagtCACTGTAGTTGTCCTGTACACTttgcacacaggagaagtttcaggtgGCTATAATCtgaacctcactgctagatgctaataaatcccacacactagaCCTCTAAACATTTTAGCTAAAGGTAAAACAAGCCCTGACAGTTTGTCAGGGAGTGCTTTGTCATGATCTGTGGTcttacagtgtttgttttgcttttattctTTTCAGGTTCTCCATGATGGAAAGGTCTTGGGGAAGTTTTGTGGCCAGGAAAATTCAAATGATCACCCAGGTAAAGAGCCGATCCTTTCTCCAGGCAGCACACTGACCCTGATATTCAAAACAAGTGACTCCACTCCAGAGCTCCAACAGCACATCGGCTTCTCTGCTACTTACGAGACAATAGGTAGGACTTTTCTGGACACTTGTGTCTTCTCTACAATGCATCATATCCTCTAACCTCCAAGAGAAATTCTACAATAAAACTTAACTAACATGGTGCATTTCCAGGCATTTTGGTCAGTATgattaatataaataaacataaccTTTGAGCTGGAACTGGGAGCATCAAAACTTTTGAAGAATCAATAAGTAAACTCGCCATGGCTGCTGTCATCTTGTCCTAGGGGTTATTCAATCATCAAGCAGCTCCAAGATCTGTCTCTATACATAATgttataacaataacaacaggaTCTTGTGTCATTTAGCTTAAGATGAGactttttcaaatttaaaaataagagAGAAATGCTGTTTTGTTACTGTTACTACATCTATGTATCTTGTGACGGAGCATGCAGGCTGTGATGATggtttgatgttttttcctttactggtaaaatgttaacatgttcTTGTTTTGTTCCTCTGCAGTAATTGATTGTGGAGAACCTGAACCTCTGCTGAATGGAGGGGTGACCTACCTGTCTGGCTCTCAGAATCAGTACCATTCTGTTGTTTAGTATCACTGTAATGAACCATTTTACACTCTTACTGGGGGCAGAAATGGTGAGATAATTGTGtataattgaaaaaaatattattaaatagtATTTCAATTTTTGATGTAGCTTAATTGAAAATAAATGCCATTATCTTCTTCCCTCTGGTTTTCAGTCACTTTCACCTGTGAAGCAGACGGAAAGTGGACATCCAACCACAATGATGTCACTCTAACATGTATACCTGGTACTGACACTTTGTGAAACTTAATCTAGGATGCTTGAATTAAAACATGAACGTACTGTATGTGTCCGTGTGAACCTAATTTATGTCTGTCTTATCCAGTCTGTGGCCACCCCACAAAACTCATCTCTACTTAtcagagggtcatgggaggcaGTAGGGCTCCAGAAAACACCATCCCCTGGCAAGTGATGTTGAGTGCAGATGGACCAAGAGGAGGAGGCATGGTGATTGCAGACCGCTGGATTATGACTGCAGCTCATGCCCTATTAAAACATAATGGAAAACCACTTTCAAACAAGACTGTACAGGTAAGTGGTCTACTTTAGGTGTTATCTACATGCCCATTGCCTCCATGTTTTTGAattgacatttctttttttctgtgttgttgatTTGCAGATTTACATGGGACTTACTGATATTGAAACCCTGTTGCGCTCTCCCGTGTCTGCTGATTCAATCCATGTTCACCCTGAATACAACAGCTCCAACTTCAACAATGACATTGGCTTGATCAAACTTCAAGACCCAATCACATTCAACTCATCCATTATGCCAATATGTTTGCCAGCAGAGGGTGCCACATACATGACTGGAGAGATGGGGTAAAGAAACAACAGATAATTCTCATTTATAATGCTGTAATCCATTTCATAtaatcttatttatttactttatcttTTTTCAACCACTTGATTATTTCTTCTTGCAAtttgctcttcttcttttccttgtTGTGCCAATATGTGAATCTTGTTGAGCCTCCGTACAGGAGATTCTTTTTTGCTTATTcctgttttcaatttttttcagaCTGATGTCAGGCTTTGGCCGTATGGGCCAAGGGACTCCAGTGGGTAAGCTGAGGTACGTGCAACTCCCTGTGGTGGATCAGGAGACATGCAGTAATTCAATCAGCTCACCAAGTCTGTCAGATAACATGTTTTGTGCTGGAGTTCCTGAAGGTGGGAAGGATGCCTGCGCCGGTGACGGTGGAGGCCCCTTCGCCCTGAGAGACAACGGACAGTTCTGGGCTGCTGGGATTGTCAGCTGGGGGGTTGGCTGCGGACGCCCAGGGAAATATGGATTTTATACCAAAGTTGCTAACTACATGGACTGGATCAACAAGACTATGCAGGAGAATTGAAATTTAGAGTAATTCATGACGTGATGTAAAGATGTTGATGAAACAAATCTCTACACAAAGtcaaacaatacaatacaaaaaaaagaattgctCAAAATATGCTCTTTCTGCAGCGCTCATGCATATAAACAAAAAGTTATAAATCAAGATAATGTTCCAGTGTGTGGTAAAATGAAGTGCAATCATGATTAGGACAAccttaaaacctcctgaaattACTGAATGAATGTCAAACTGAACATTGAGTCATCACAATGTATTAAAATCTCCCAAAAGCATTTATTCAATAAAGTTACTTCATATTTCTTTATGAAGTCACAAAAACAGTAGGCTCTCCTTCCATTGACTTTTTTGGGTCTTCACTGTACTTTGCACACAAACTCAGTTTTACTCGTCATTCTTCTAGTTTGGTTATTCAGAGTTATTGAGCCATTATTGATCCTGTTGTCCTCCACTTCATGCCTGCATTTATTTTTGCCAAGACAAACAAATCCTGGAGGTTAAATTCTATTGCAAAATATTTCAAACCACAGCCTGTGTCACATTAATGGTTCATCTGAGCATGAGACATATCGCCTAAAGCTTCAGTCACACAGAGATAAACTAACTGCTGACATGAGACGGACCTACGGTGTTATATGGTAAGCTATGATAACAAATGTTTTCACCTTCATGTTGCAGGTTTTAGGTTTTTTCATGAATGTTTatcttgaaaatacatttcagtATATACATACTGTAAGTGTTGAACTACACCACAGCACTGTCTGAGCTGCTTTTAAGGTTGATTAAATAATCAGTTTTTCAAAGTACAATATAGAAACCTATAGCAATACTATTTTCTTGCAAAAGTTAAAATGACTCATACtgtgtttgttctttttctgtttgtatcAACTTTGGACTCATACCTTGGTGCCAACGCTCTCTGTTTATGCACAAATACaggtttttgtgtttgtcagtgacTGAGTGCTGGCAGCCGCCCGTCTCTGAGTCTGTAATACATGGGGAGGTCCAGTCTCCTCAGTATCCCCGGCCTTACCCTCCCAACCTGCTGAGGCAATGGGACCTTTGGGTTCCAGCAGGATACCAGATCCAGCTGTCAATAACACACCTGGATATTAAAGCTTCTTCAGGCTGCCCGCAAGACTCTCTGACGGTCAGAGCCTTATTATCATTATACAGTTTTGAAAacatcatatcagtgtttttgcACTGTCCAGAACCCAAATTTAGTCTAATATTTATTACATCACCTTGGTTTGAGTATTGATGACCTACAGAGAGTGAGGTCTTGAGTTGGAACCAGGGACTCcatcttttttcatttatcaacaACAAATCATTGCAGGGAAGTTCTTATTGTGTATCAGGCTGATCATTCTAATTGATAAACAGTAAATCTGATGGTAAAGAATGGCAAAAATTTCAACTCAAACTGGCTGGACTTCTTTTATGCAGTGAGGACTTGACTCAGACTTGTTGTCTGGTGCCTCAAAGCTGTAACAGACTCCACTCAATGTGTACACAGCATTTTACATCCTGTCCTCATGCAcagttttttacagtttctgttaAAGCGAGACTATGTAACTTCTGAAAGACGAATCAACAGATGTATCCTTTTCCATCGATCAATTTCTGGACATTTATCTAGGGCTAGGTCGTGGTGGCAGTATGCTAAAGCAAGGTAGTCCAGaggtccctctccccagcagcattttccagctcctccttgggCTGTTGGCTTTCTCAAGACAGATGAAATATATAATCTCTCCAGCGTGTTTTGAATTGGCCtccctaccagttggacattcCCAGAACAGCCCCAAAAGAAGGCGCCAAGGAGACATCccgatcagatgcctgaaccaccgcAGTGGGCTCTTtttgacatgaaggagcagcagctctactacCATCTCCATACAAATGTTAGAGCTCTTAACCCTATCTCTAATGGTGAGCATAGCCACCCTATGGAGGGAAACTAATTTTGGCCGCTTGCATCCACAATCTCATCAATTCGGTCACTCCCCAAAGCTCATGACAATAGGTGTTGGTTGGAGATCTACCGGTAGATGAAAGGTTTTAACTTCCTGTTACACCAATCAATCTGTTGATCTCATGTGACATTTTACACTCATGTGTGAACAAAACCCTAAGATAGTTGAACTCCTGTCACTGGGGCAGCAACTCACTTCTGATCCGCAAGAAGCAATGCACAGTTTTCCAGCAGGGAACCATGACCTAGGAATatgaggtgctgactctcatcccgccTGCCTCACACTCAACTACAAATTgtcccagtgcatgctggaagTTATGGTTTGATGAAGCCAGCAGAACCAGACTGCACgtctgcaaagagcagagaaacAATTCTGAAGTCCCCGACACCTAACCAGCACGTACTTTCTGTGCCTGCACCAGAGGGAATGACTCTCCACAACAGCGGTAGTCTGTTTTCCTCATTCAAAAAGAGAATCCAGAAGACCGTCTTGACGtttgttagccagttagcacattaacaacactatccaatgttgaaagaatagagcactggttcccaactggtccagattttCCTCAGTcgttagttcaaggtccacacagtttaatatactcAGCTTCATACTGTTGTTGATCTAATCTGCTGTCTCTTTAAAGTAGCTGCCTGTTATTCCCTCACTTTACAGAGGAAaatagcacttcaaaataaaaggtcggtgccagaaattcactttacttcaaaataaagtgtgttttttacaaacttgacatgttcatAAGTCACTTAAGGTCCATTaagaatggacccacgacccaccagttgggaaccacttgaACAGAACATATTatatgaaacatttctgctcAAGAGCTcactgactaaaaaaaaaatactttacggaacaagtttgtttcgatctcacTCCCTGTTgactttagctttttgtttactttcctcacttttgtttctcctcttgcgtgctgagctgaactgcaaatcagagtgatttcattcaccgacTGGCCTCGCTGTTCAACATGCTTAATCCACCAAAAAATAAGCCTATAGGGACCGACAAGGGTCAGTGGTGTCGGACACACTGTACTGACTAGGGTGgcagacgctcaccaacagcCTGACATTGATCAATGGCcaaccgtcagcttggtgtgtcagggccttaaggtATACAGTATTTTGCTGTGCAAGGCGCATTACTGAGTCTCTTCACTGACTTTATGACTGTTGTGCTAATGTCACATCAGTTAAGTGTTTTAGCTTAAGTCTGAGCAACTTGACAGTATGTAAAGGAGCGCCTCATCATGATCTGTGGTCTTACAATAAATGTTTTACTCTTTACATTTTGCAGGTTTTCCATAATGAAAAGGTCCTGGGAAAGTTTTGTGGCCAGGAAAATTCAGCTGATCACCCAGGTAAAGAGCCGATCCTTTCTCCAGGCAACACACTGACTCTCATATTCAAAACAAGTGCCTCCACTCCAGAGCTCCAACAGCACATCGGCTTCTCAGCTACCTACAAGGCAATAGGTAGGACTTTTCTTTTCACGTCCATCTTCCCTACAATACTAAATGTCCCCTAAACCTTTAAGAGAAATTCCACCATTAAACACAACCAACATGGTGCATTTCCATTTACATAACAGCATCCCTTTGAGCTGAATCATCAAAACCTTCAAAGAATCAACCAGTGATGTCACTATGGCTGCTGTCATGGTGTCCTAGGAGTTGATCAATCATTAAGCAGCTCTGAGATTTGTCTCTATAGATGACATTATGACAATGTTAATCTTGTTAATCAGCTTAAGACAAGACTTTTTCTAATTCACAAATTAAAGCTAAGACAAACAACAATAGAAATATACATAAATAACTTAAATGAAACTTCACGTTAGGTTTTCCCTTTAATGACCTTCTCATTATCAGACATAGATGAATGTTCACAATCAGACCATGGAGATGGATCAGGTCCACTCTGCTCTCAGATCTGCGTCAACACCCCTGGGTCTTACCACTGCTCCTGCTATGATGGTTACAAACGTCATTTAGACCAGCATACATGTCTGTGTGAGTATCCTATACAGTAAATGCATACTTAATGTGTGTCAACCTTTGAAGCTGAGCAGTTACAGCATTTGAGGGATACATTTTCacccagctttgtatcataacaatgtgggtagtagcCATGTGTATatgaactatggtaaacttccctccatcttaggAGCACACATATCCCAACTTAAATCGACTGGATAACATGTAATGCGTTATGTGGCCGATTTTAGCCAGCTTGGCTACTTTTGCTCAAACAACAGGTGGTATTTCCACATTTTCATATTGCCTGCCAACATGGACACAAAGCAGATCGAGACACCCACCcatgcctctctgtctctcaaactcagatcaaactgttaaactcggcagtgctgatcaaatataaaccaagattctgcaTTCTGCTGCTGCATATTTTATTGCACCATTTAGCCATAATATGAGATTGTTTGTTATCAGCTAGTTGTCATTGTGTCAAACGGACAAGCCCActttacgtcacccaccagcaggaccATATACTTGTCCAGTGCAGCACAGTGCTTTCTGGCAGTTTTCTTCCTCTTGAGCAAAAGGCAAATGTCACAAtcctttccctctgtttcctctggtcacatagcaccaattttaaaagtatttgtgtcttttaattGCTTAGAAAgaccagtttttaaaaaaaagaccatctccccagcagtgaaatacttctttaatacTGCTGagtcaatgaaaaaaaattgttttcaaTTTGAGGGGAATTACTGAATCTCATCTTCTTCCTACAGTATCCTGTGATGGTTGTATATTTGATAAGCATGAGGGACACCTGGCCAGTCCAGCATACCCTCACCCCTCACCTCCTCTTCTGTCCTGCAAGTACATCATCTCTGTGGAGCCCAGCTTCACAATCACTCTCAACTTCACTGACAACTTCCACATAGATAATGTGGACACTGAGCAAGGTCCCAGGTGTCTTCATCACTGGCTGCAGGTATTGGCAAATGGTTTCCTTAAAACAAAGGCAATAAAAAAGGCGAGTCTGCCTCAGTTTACATCAATTAACTTTCTACTACTCCTCCCCTCGTAGGTGAGCACTCCAGGCAGAGAGCCCATGAAACTGTGTGGTGGAAAGAGTCCAGGTCTCATAGCTACAAACTCTAACACTGTCAGACTGGACTACCACACTGATGCTGAAGGCCTGAGTCGTGGCTGGAGCCTGGACTACAGCGCACATGGTGAGGggtgaacagagagagacacgtGTTTTGTTAATGTTACTACATCTATGTGACTTGTGACCAAGGATACAAACTGatgatggtgtgatgttttgttCATTAACTGGCAAAATATTAACATGTCCTTGTTTTGTTCATCTGCAGTAATTGATTGTGGAGAACCTGAACCTCTGCTGAATGGAGGGGTGACCTACCTGTCTGGCTCTCAGAATCAGTACCATTCTGTTGTTCAGTATCACTGTAATGAACCATTTTACACTCTACCTGGGGGCAGAAATGGTGAGATAATTGCGTATATTATTCcaaaaatattatcaaaagTATTTGAATTTTTGATATATCTCAACTGAAAATAAATGCCATTATCTTCTCCCCTCTGGTTTTCAGTTACTTTCACCTGTGAATCAGATGGAAAGTGGAGGTCAAACCACAAAGATGTCACTCTAACATGTATACCTGGTACTGAAACCTAGTCCAAGAGGCTTGGATTAAAACATGCATGTGCTGTATGTGTCCATGTGAACTCAACTAATGTCTGTCTCATCCAGTCTGCGGTCAGCCAACAAAACTCATCTCTACTTATCAGAGGATCATTGGAGGCAGTGAAGCTCCAGAAAACACCATCCCCTGGCAAGTGATGTTGAGTGTAGATGGAGGAAGAGCAGCAGGCATGGTGATTGCAGACCGCTGGATTATGACTGCAGCTCATTCCCTAACACATGGCGGAAATCCAGTATCAAATGAGTATGTCAGGGTAAGTGGTCTATTTTAAGTGTTATCTACATGTCCATTGCCTCCATGTTTTTTAATTGACATTTATGTTATTGATTTGCAGATTTACATGGGACTTACTGATGTTAAAGCCCTGTTGCACTCTCCTGTGTCTGCTGATTCAATCCACATTCACCCTGAATACTACAACCCCAACGGCTTAGACTACAACAACGACATTGCCTTGATCAAAATGCCCCACCCAATCACATTCAACTCATCCATTATGCCAATATGTTTGCCAGCAGAGGGAGCCACATACATGACTGGAGAGATGGGGTAAAGAAACAACTGCTGGGTTTCATTTCATAATGCTATATAATATAATCTGTTTTAGGCCTATATTGCTTTTAATTAATACAATCCCAAAATGCCAGTCAGTTCTTTTTTCCCACTTGTGCAAACATATAAATCATCAAGACAGGACACTCTGATTTGTTTTCTTATCTTGAGCTCATCGTAACTGtctcttttccatttttttcagaCTGGTGTCAGGCTTTGGCATTAAAGGAACTAATAACCAACGTTTTTTATCAAGGAAGCTGAGATTCGTGCAACTGCCTGTGGTGGGTcaagagacatgcagcaaatcaATCGCTTTGTTGAAGTGGACAAGGGACCATGTACCAAATGCGACCAGTAACATGCTCTGTGCTGGAGTCCCCGAGGGTGGGCAGGATGCCTGCATGGGGGACGGTGGAGGCCCCTTCGCCCTGAGAGACAATGGACGGTTCTGGGCCGCTGGGATTGTCAGCTGGGGGGCTGACTGTGGGAAGCAGGGAACATATGGATTCTACACCAGAGTAGCAAACTACCTAGGCTGGATCAACAAGACCATACAGGAGAAATGAATCAGACATATTTCATCACCACATTAATAAAAATTGTTGTGCTGAACAAAACGAGACAAATACtgccaaataaaaacaaatgaggaAGAATAACTTGGCTCATACAGTCCCTCCTTATCCAATTACAATAAAGTGATGAAGGTCAGGTACAGCACCTGAACAGTCAGATGAGTAGGGTGATTAAACTGAAAATTCTGTTTTGAAGACATTTTCCCCTTTGAATTAGAAAGAAAAATCtaaagcagcaacaaaacatgtaagttaATCTCTGAACAGCCAAATGTCACAGGCAGTAGTCTACCACTTGTATCAAAGGTCACCTATAGTCACACAATTCATTCATGGAGCAGAACAAGGTGTAAACATGACATTGACAAATTATCACCTTACCAAATCGTGGCAAACTATAGCAAACGGCTTATTTACATATCCAGCAGACATGGAGCAATGTTATCATTCATTAGGAGCCATGTTTGTGTCCACATGATCAACGTAAATCCAATATTTCCTTCTAACTCCACCAAATCCTGATGTAAATATCTGGCTCTTGAACCTGTTTGGGATTGGACCAAAACAGTATGGATGTGGACTGTTAAAGCAAAACAATTGAGACACTAACATGTTTTGTAGAGCTgaaggggaactgcagagttc
This DNA window, taken from Epinephelus moara isolate mb chromosome 6, YSFRI_EMoa_1.0, whole genome shotgun sequence, encodes the following:
- the LOC126392151 gene encoding LOW QUALITY PROTEIN: complement C1r-B subcomponent-like (The sequence of the model RefSeq protein was modified relative to this genomic sequence to represent the inferred CDS: substituted 1 base at 1 genomic stop codon); this translates as MGWTYCVIWSLCLCLSVIHGELQSPQYPQPYPPNLLKKWNLSVPEGYQIQLSITHLDIKASPGCIQDSLTVLHNGKVLWKFCGQENSADHPGKETMHFPGNRLTLIFQTSNSTPELQQHIGFSANSKAIDIDECSQSDPGDGSGPLCSQICVNTLGSYHCSCHHGYKLHSDQRTCLISCGGHISDKHEGHLVSPRYPHPSPPFLSCKYIITVEPRFNITLNFSDNFHIDNMDTEQGPRCLRHWLQVTIPGREPMKLCGGKSPGLIATYSNTVILDYHTDVEGLSRGWSLDYSTHVIDCGEPEPLLNGGVTYLSGSQNQYHSVVXYHCNEPFYTLTGGRNVTFTCEADGKWTSNHNDVTLTCIPVCGHPTKLISTYQRVMGGSRAPENTIPWQVMLSADGPRGGGMVIADRWIMTAAHALLKHNGKPLSNKTVQIYMGLTDIETLLRSPVSADSIHVHPEYNSSNFNNDIGLIKLQDPITFNSSIMPICLPAEGATYMTGEMGLMSGFGRMGQGTPVGKLRYVQLPVVDQETCSNSISSPSLSDNMFCAGVPEGGKDACAGDGGGPFALRDNGQFWAAGIVSWGVGCGRPGKYGFYTKVANYMDWINKTMQEN